One genomic region from Fundulus heteroclitus isolate FHET01 unplaced genomic scaffold, MU-UCD_Fhet_4.1 scaffold_460, whole genome shotgun sequence encodes:
- the LOC118560704 gene encoding tubulin beta-4B chain-like yields the protein MREIVHLQAGQCGNQIGAKFWEVISDEHGIDPTGTYHGDSDLQLDRINVYYNEASGGKYVPRAVLVDLEPGTMDSVRSGPFGQVFRPDNFVFGQSGAGNNWAKGHYTEGAELVDSVLDVVRKEAESCDCLQGFQLTHSLGGGTGSGMGTLLISKIREEYPDRIMNTFSVVPSPKVSDTVVEPYNATLSVHQLVENTDETFCIDNEALYDICFRTLKLTTPTYGDLNHLVSATMSGVTTCLRFPGQLNADLRKLAVNMVPFPRLHFFMPGFAPLTSRGSQQYRALTVPELTMQMFDAKNMMAACDPRHGRYLTVAAIFRGRMSMKEVDEQMLNVQNKNSSYFVEWIPNNVKTAVCDIPPRGLKMAATFIGNSTAIQELFKRISEQFTAMFRRKAFLHWYTGEGMDEMEFTEAESNMNDLVSEYQQYQEATAEEEGEFEEEGDEDMA from the exons atgagagaaaTAGTTCACCTGCAGGCTGGCCAATGCGGCAACCAGATTGGAGCGAAG TTCTGGGAGGTGATCAGTGACGAACACGGCATTGACCCAACCGGGACATACCATGGAGACAGTGACCTGCAGCTGGACCGGATCAACGTATACTACAACGAGGCGTCAG GTGGAAAGTATGTCCCCCGTGCTGTGCTGGTGGACTTGGAGCCAGGCACTATGGACTCTGTGAGGTCTGGTCCGTTTGGGCAGGTGTTTAGACctgacaattttgtttttg GCCAGAGTGGTGCTGGTAACAACTGGGCTAAAGGCCACTACACCGAAGGAGCTGAGCTAGTGGACTCGGTTCTGGATGTGGTGAGAAAGGAGGCTGAGAGCTGCGACTGTCTGCAGGGATTCCAGCTCACCCATTCCCTCGGAGGAGGCACAGGCTCCGGCATGGGCACGCTCCTAATCAGCAAGATCCGAGAGGAGTACCCAGACCGCATCATGAACACTTTTAGCGTCGTGCCTTCACCTAAG GTGTCGGACACTGTGGTGGAGCCCTATAATGCCACCCTGTCTGTCCACCAGCTGGTCGAGAACACTGACGAGACCTTCTGCATTGACAACGAGGCTCTGTACGACATCTGCTTCCGTACATTAAAGCTGACCACACCCACCTACGGTGATCTAAACCACCTGGTCTCAGCCACCATGAGCGGCGTAACCACCTGTTTGCGCTTCCCTGGTCAGCTCAACGCCGATCTGAGGAAACTGGCCGTCAACATGGTGCCGTTCCCCAGATTGCACTTCTTCATGCCAGGCTTTGCCCCGCTGACGAGCCGAGGCAGCCAGCAGTACAG GGCTCTGACAGTTCCTGAACTCACCATGCAGATGTTTGATGCCAAAAACATGATGGCAGCTTGTGATCCACGCCACGGGCGCTACCTCACAGTAGCTGCTATCTTCCGAGGCCGGATGTCAATGAAAGAAGTGGATGAGCAGATGCTGAACGTGCAGAACAAGAACAGCAGCTACTTCGTCGAGTGGATCCCAAACAACGTGAAGACAGCAGTCTGTGACATCCCACCGCGTGGCCTCAAGATGGCTGCCACTTTCATTGGAAACAGCACAGCCATTCAGGAGCTGTTCAAGCGCATCTCTGAGCAGTTCACCGCCATGTTCCGCCGCAAAGCTTTTCTCCACTG GTACACCGGCGAGGGCATGGACGAGATGGAGTTCACCGAGGCTGAGAGCAACATGAACGACCTGGTGTCCGAGTACCAGCAGTATCAGGAGGCCACCGCAGAAGAAGAGGGAGAGTTTGAAGAAGAGGGTGACGAAGACATGGCCTAA
- the LOC118560703 gene encoding tubulin beta-4B chain-like, which produces MREIVHLQAGQCGNQIGAKFWEVISDEHGIDPTGTYHGDSDLQLDRINVYYNEASGGKYVPRAVLVDLEPGTMDSVRSGPFGQVFRPDNFVFGQSGAGNNWAKGHYTEGAELVDSVLDVVRKEAESCDCLQGFQLTHSLGGGTGSGMGTLLISKIREEYPDRIMNTFSVVPSPKVSDTVVEPYNATLSVHQLVENTDETFCIDNEALYDICFRTLKLTTPTYGDLNHLVSATMSGVTTCLRFPGQLNADLRKLAVNMVPFPRLHFFMPGFAPLTSRGSQQYRALTVPELTMQMFDAKNMMAACDPRHGRYLTVAAIFRGRMSMKEVDEQMLNVQNKNSSYFVEWIPNNVKTAVCDIPPRGLKMAATFIGNSTAIQELFKRISEQFTAMFRRKAFLHWYTGEGMDEMEFTEAESNMNDLVSEYQQYQEATAEEEGEFEEEGDEDMA; this is translated from the exons atgagagaaaTAGTTCACCTGCAGGCTGGCCAATGCGGCAACCAGATTGGAGCGAAG TTCTGGGAGGTGATCAGTGACGAACACGGCATTGACCCAACCGGGACATACCATGGAGACAGTGACCTGCAGCTGGACCGGATCAACGTATACTACAACGAGGCGTCAG GTGGAAAGTATGTCCCCCGTGCTGTGCTGGTGGACTTGGAGCCAGGCACTATGGACTCTGTGAGGTCTGGTCCGTTTGGGCAGGTGTTTAGACctgacaattttgtttttg GCCAGAGTGGTGCTGGTAACAACTGGGCTAAAGGCCACTACACCGAAGGAGCTGAGCTAGTGGACTCGGTTCTGGATGTGGTGAGAAAGGAGGCTGAGAGCTGCGACTGTCTGCAGGGATTCCAGCTCACCCATTCCCTCGGAGGAGGCACAGGCTCCGGCATGGGCACGCTCCTAATCAGCAAGATCCGAGAGGAGTACCCAGACCGCATCATGAACACTTTTAGCGTCGTGCCTTCACCTAAG GTGTCGGACACTGTGGTGGAGCCCTATAATGCCACCCTGTCTGTCCACCAGCTGGTCGAGAACACTGACGAGACCTTCTGCATTGACAACGAGGCTCTGTACGACATCTGCTTCCGTACATTAAAGCTGACCACACCCACCTACGGTGATCTAAACCACCTGGTCTCAGCCACCATGAGCGGCGTAACCACCTGTTTGCGCTTCCCTGGTCAGCTCAACGCCGATCTGAGGAAACTGGCCGTCAACATGGTGCCGTTCCCCAGATTGCACTTCTTCATGCCAGGCTTTGCCCCACTGACGAGCCGAGGCAGCCAGCAGTACAG GGCTCTGACAGTTCCTGAACTCACCATGCAGATGTTTGATGCCAAAAACATGATGGCAGCTTGTGATCCACGCCACGGGCGCTACCTCACAGTAGCTGCCATCTTCCGAGGCCGGATGTCAATGAAAGAAGTGGATGAGCAGATGCTGAACGTGCAGAACAAGAACAGCAGCTACTTCGTCGAGTGGATCCCAAACAACGTGAAGACGGCAGTCTGTGACATCCCACCGCGTGGCCTCAAGATGGCCGCCACTTTCATTGGAAACAGCACAGCCATTCAGGAGCTGTTCAAGCGCATCTCTGAGCAGTTCACCGCCATGTTCCGCCGCAAAGCTTTTCTCCACTG GTACACCGGCGAGGGCATGGACGAGATGGAGTTCACCGAGGCTGAGAGCAACATGAACGACCTGGTGTCCGAGTACCAGCAGTATCAGGAGGCCACCGCAGAAGAAGAGGGAGAGTTTGAAGAAGAGGGTGACGAAGACATGGCCTAA